One part of the Pristiophorus japonicus isolate sPriJap1 chromosome 21, sPriJap1.hap1, whole genome shotgun sequence genome encodes these proteins:
- the LOC139233644 gene encoding gastrin/cholecystokinin-like peptide, with product MTNTVYISLLVVVLAMACLSKPLSGPRNNGGMIVERSGQHPSGSGAVLLGRRAVSGRAEELISRLLPQIQEAGLLNQADRYQLRDVLHQMHDRDYTGWMDFGRRSVEEYELDS from the exons ATGACCAACACAGTGTACATCAGCCTCCTGGTGGTCGTCCTGGCGATGGCCTGCCTGTCCAAGCCACTCTCAGGCCCTCGCAATAATGGAGGAATGATTGTGGAGCGCTCGGGCCAGCACCCTTCAGGCAGCGGGGCCGTTTTGCTGGGCCGCAGGGCTGTGTCTGGAAGGGCAGAGGAGCTGATATCCAGGCTGCTGCCACAGATTCAAGAAG CGGGGCTGTTGAACCAGGCTGATCGTTACCAGCTGCGTGATGTGCTGCACCAGATGCACGACCGGGATTACACAGGCTGGATGGACTTCGGCCGACGCAGTGTCGAAGAGTATGAACTGGACTCCTAA